From the Lepus europaeus isolate LE1 chromosome 12, mLepTim1.pri, whole genome shotgun sequence genome, one window contains:
- the CCIN gene encoding calicin, with product MKLEFTEKNYNSFVLQNLNKQRKRKEYWDMALTVDHHVFFAHRNVLAAVSPLVKNLISSNDMKTTDELFITIDPNYLSPTTVDQLLDYFYSGKVVISEQNVEELLRGAQYFNTPRLRIHCNDFLIKSIRRANCLRYLFLAELFELKEVSDLAYSGIRDNFHYWASPEGSLHFMRCPPVIFGRLLRDENLHVLNEDQALSALINWVHFRKDEREKYFKKFFNYINLNAVSNKTLMFASNKLMCMDNSSAHATLIESVLMDRKQERPCSLLSYQRKGALLDSVVILGGQKAHGKFNDGVFAYIIQENLWLKLSEMPYRAAALSATAAGRYIYISGGTTEQISGLKTAWRYDMDDNSWTKLPDLPIGLVFHTMVTCGGTVYSVGGSIAPRRYVSNIYRYDERKEAWCLAGKMSIPMDGTAVIARGDRHLYIVTGRCLVKGYISRVGVVDCFDTNTGDVVQCITFPIEFNHRPLLSFHQDNILCVHSHRQSVEINLQKIKANKTTTSVPLLPNNCPLDVSHAICSIGDSRVFVCGGVTTANDVQTKDYTINPNAYLLDQKIGEWKTLAPPPEALDCPACCLAKLPCKILQRI from the coding sequence ATGAAATTGGAATTCACCGAGAAAAACTACAACAGCTTCGTGCTGCAGAACCTGAACAAACAGAGGAAACGCAAAGAGTACTGGGACATGGCCCTGACCGTGGACCACCATGTCTTCTTTGCACATCGCAACGTGCTGGCTGCTGTCTCCCCACTGGTGAAGAACCTCATCTCCAGCAACGACATGAAGACCACCGATGAGCTCTTCATCACCATCGACCCCAACTACCTGAGTCCCACCACGGTGGACCAGCTCTTGGACTACTTCTACAGCGGCAAGGTGGTCATCTCAGAGCAGAACGTGGAGGAGCTGCTGCGGGGAGCCCAGTATTTCAACACCCCACGCCTCCGAATTCACTGCAATGACTTCCTCATTAAGTCCATCCGCCGTGCCAACTGCTTGCGCTACCTCTTCTTGGCTGAGCTGTTTGAGCTCAAAGAGGTGTCAGACTTGGCTTACTCGGGCATTCGCGACAACTTCCACTACTGGGCCAGTCCCGAGGGCTCCCTGCACTTCATGCGCTGCCCACCTGTCATCTTCGGCCGCCTGCTCCGGGATGAAAACCTTCACGTGCTCAACGAGGACCAGGCCCTCAGCGCACTCATCAACTGGGTGCACTTCCGGAAGGACGAGCGCGagaagtatttcaaaaagttcttcaATTACATCAATCTCAACGCGGTATCCAACAAGACGCTCATGTTTGCCAGCAACAAGCTGATGTGCATGGACAACAGCTCAGCGCACGCCACCCTGATCGAGAGTGTCTTGATGGACCGCAAGCAAGAGCGGCCGTGCAGCCTACTGAGCTACCAGCGGAAAGGGGCCCTGCTTGATTCAGTGGTCATACTTGGTGGTCAGAAGGCCCACGGCAAGTTCAACGATGGCGTGTTTGCCTATATCATCCAAGAGAACCTGTGGCTGAAGCTCTCAGAGATGCCCTACCGAGCAGCAGCCCTGAGCGCCACAGCTGCCGGTCGCTACATCTACATCTCTGGTGGCACCACGGAGCAGATTTCAGGGCTCAAAACAGCCTGGCGATATGACATGGACGACAATTCCTGGACCAAGTTGCCTGATCTGCCGATAGGGCTTGTCTTCCACACCATGGTGACCTGTGGGGGGACAGTGTACTCAGTAGGTGGGAGCATTGCCCCGAGGCGGTATGTCTCCAACATCTATCGCTACGATGAGCGCAAGGAGGCCTGGTGCCTGGCAGGGAAGATGAGCATCCCTATGGATGGCACAGCTGTGATCGCCAGGGGGGACCGACACTTGTACATTGTCACTGGCCGGTGCTTGGTTAAGGGCTACATCTCCCGGGTCGGCGTAGTGGACTGCTTCGACACCAACACCGGGGACGTGGTGCAGTGTATCACCTTCCCCATTGAGTTCAACCACCGGCCCCTGCTCTCTTTCCATCAGGACAACATCCTCTGTGTGCACAGCCACCGGCAGAGTGTGGAAATCAACCTGCAGAAGATCAAGGCCAACAAGACAACCACCTCAGTGCCTCTCTTGCCCAACAACTGCCCCTTGGATGTGTCCCATGCTATCTGCTCCATTGGAGACAGCAGGGTGTTCGTATGTGGGGGTGTCACCACGGCCAACGATGTCCAGACAAAGGACTACACCATCAATCCAAACGCCTACTTGCTGGACCAAAAGATAGGCGAGTGGAAGACCCTGGCCCCCCCACCAGAGGCACTGGACTGTCCTGCCTGCTGTCTAGCCAAGCTTCCTTGCAAGATCCTTCAAAGGATTTAA
- the GLIPR2 gene encoding Golgi-associated plant pathogenesis-related protein 1: MGKSASKQFNEEVLKAHNEYRQQHGVPPLKLCKKLNREAQQYSEALASTRILKHSPESSRGQCGENLAWASYDQTGKEVADRWYSEIKNYNFQQPGFTSGTGHFTAMVWKNTKKMGVGKASASDGSSFVVARYFPAGNVVNQGFFEENVLPPKK; this comes from the exons CTTCGAAACAGTTTAATGAGGAGGTGCTGAAGGCTCACAATGAGTACCGGCAGCAGCACGGCGTCCCCCCGCTGAAACTCTGCAAGAAGCTCAACCGCGAGGCTCAGCA GTACTCCGAGGCCCTGGCCAGCACGCGAATCCTCAAGCACAGCCCAGAATCCAGCCGTGGCCAATGTGGGGAGAACCTCGCTTGGGCATCCTACGATCAGACAG GAAAGGAGGTGGCCGACAGGTGGTACAGCGAGATCAAGAACTACAACTTCCAGCAGCCGGGCTTCACCTCAGGGACAG GACACTTCACCGCCATGGTATGGAAGAATACGAAGAAGATGGGCGTGGGGAAGGCATCAGCGAGTGACGGCTCCTCCTTCGTGGTGGCCAGATACTTCCCAGCCGGGAATGTTGTCAACCAGGGCTTCTTCGAGGAAAACGTCCTGCCTCCGAAGAAATAA